The proteins below are encoded in one region of Cucurbita pepo subsp. pepo cultivar mu-cu-16 chromosome LG10, ASM280686v2, whole genome shotgun sequence:
- the LOC111804408 gene encoding 5'-adenylylsulfate reductase-like 5, translating into MAVFSLFVYVLVLCSLGFVSSKSLSRSSFCPKESDFFLYGVRSQCPFYEISSSPLQVDGNYIDGTLTNYETIGYTSVFFYASWCPFSLRLRHTFEALSFMFPQIEHVLVEQSSTLPNVLSKYGIHSFPSIVLVNGTSRVRYHGQKDILSLVRFYSRITGLKPIPYYSDRDLVTIESVGKPVIQRQHIEDEPLLIFSFVFICLRLAIYKLPHLLHHLNNLCRSYIPHLNLEIFGETRQLIGRILHMLDIRRAWAKLRLYKTKNFHKGARNARVWASSLASVS; encoded by the exons ATGGCtgttttttccctttttgtctATGTTCTTGTCCTTTGTTCTTTAGGGTTTGTGTCCTCAAAATCCCTTTCCCGATCTTCATTTTGCCCTAAAGAATCTGATTTCTTTCTCTATGGTGTTCGATCTCAATGCCCTTTTTATGAGATTTCCAGCTCGCCGTTACAG GTTGATGGGAACTATATCGATGGGACGTTGACCAATTACGAGACGATCGGCTACACCTCCGTGTTCTTTTATGCTTCGTGGTGCCCGTTTTCTCTCCGTTTACGACACACATTTGAAGCTCTCAGTTTCATGTTCCCTCAAATCGAACACGTGCTGGTTGAGCAATCTTCTACACTACCAAA TGTACTCTCAAAATATGGAATCCACAGCTTTCCATCTATAGTGCTGGTGAACGGTACATCACGTGTTCGATATCACGGTCAAAAAGATATACTTTCCCTTGTTCGTTTTTATAGCCGAATAACAG gattaaaaccgataCCGTACTATAGCGACCGTGACTTAGTTACAATAGAGAGTGTTGGAAAGCCAGTTATCCAACGACAACATATCGAAGACGAACCGTTGTTGATATTCTCCTTCGTATTCATCTGTCTCCGTCTAGCAATCTATAAATTACCACATTTATTGCATCACTTAAACAATCTATGCAGATCTTACATACCCCACCTAAACTTGGAAATATTCGGCGAAACTCGACAACTAATAGGACGCATCCTTCACATGCTCGATATCAGAAGGGCGTGGGCCAAGCTAAGGCTATACAAGACGAAGAACTTCCACAAGGGAGCAAGGAACGCTCGTGTTTGGGCATCGTCTCTGGCATCTGTCTCGTAG